TTTGTAATATCGGTAGAAATGTGAAATGTAGGAAATTTGATTTGCCATCCACATTGTGACCATATATACCACCCCTCAGAGCCACACTTCTCTACTAACTTCAAAcacaacatttttatatttcattttcagaatCGATATTTGTTGTTAATAAGTTTCGacctttattataataattagaaaaaattattaattttttgaattagTTAGTGTCATTTTTTGATTACTAAGGACCATAGGACAAAAAcgtatcataaaaataaacccACCTGTTCTAAGCGACAGGTTTTCATTAAATATCAAACGTTGTTTAATGTAAATGCATATGCAGATTGATGTATGCATGAATAACaagtttaatttttgaaaacctGATTTTGGCCCGTGGACATTTGATTCACCGACAGGTTcattcattgtaaataataactgCTCTTATTTTCATGAAAGGTCGATCACGAAGCACGCTTTTAACAGCAAAATGATAATTGAATGTGACTCACTTCTACAGCAGGTTCACAAGACAAGGGACTTTCAGATATATTTAGGAAAACCCTCCTGTCTTCTCTATTTCAGTAGATAAGCAAGATTATCCAAGATTAATTACAATCGCGAGCGTTGACACTTTTATATGATTCGCATGGATTTGTTTGTGTACTTTACTGAAACAAAAAGCCTTACAAATTGTGAGATGTATGAACGATAACAAGTATTCTAATTCTCATTATATGATTTTGTAGACAAATCGTCAATACTTGAAATGTTAATATGTCcggaaaaagaagaaaaaacgaaatgattttttattctttaatatcagcttttcaaagaatatttcagtaccttaaaagaaatatccatAATTCGAAGAGAAAACTTTGACACTCACATCCACAACCGTTGCTAATCAAAAACGATACGCAAATTGTCAAGGCACATGCAAAATGGGCGAACAATGCACATTACAAATACACGCTTATATTCCATAGGGGAGGTTTGCATTACAAGATACTATGTACGACAAAGGTGCGTAGATAATGTACTGAATGTTTACATTACCTCATAATTTCAACGCTGAACAGAGACCCACtgggtaaaaaaatattaccattTGTTTCTCAATGTTGCCCTGACGCCAAATTATATTTGCTATTTGCATATTTCCATGTTAGTATTAGTTTGAGGGGGCGTACGTGTAAGAATGCATATTGTTCTAAATCCTATTCATCACTTCATCTCCATTTCTTCAACCAATATCACAAATATTAATAACTTGCATTAATATCGTTTTAGAAATCAATTAGTTATAGGTTTCACTGAAAGGAAATTATTCGTTCTTAACGTAGAACTTTGTACTTTGAACTtcgatttataaaaaaaagtattctaCCATAGATTTCGAATACACATTTGTTGCTGACATGATTTGCAATGATATTCTGAGACATTGGTAGGTTCAAATTCATCATTAAATGTCACCTGACTTATATGGCATTAATTGCTTTTCTGCAAAGAAAGTCCGTTTATTGATTTTCAGTAAACCCTCACGTAGATGCCAAGGGTTTTTTCCAGACATTTCAAACCACGATTTAGTTTTCTACACAAATATTTAATGCATCATTTACTATGATTTAAAGTCCCAGTAGTTTATCAAATATACTTGACTTGCTTTTTTATTCAACTTTTCCATAGTGCAATTCGTCTTCTATAGTAGTGTGTAGATTATGTATGCTTATTTGTTTGTTCGTACTAACATAATACCGTTGTGAAtacaaaaaatccaaaataatcatgctttgaaatattttttatttagaataCAGCCAAAAAATACACTGATACCTTAAAAGTACAACAATTTATAATGGTATTTGCACAGCACTTGCAGAGTTTGTTTTACATTGTAATTCTCATATTCATCAAATGCAATCGTTTGATGTAAAGCATTTGTCACAATCGTCCATTCTTTGGTAATGTCTCTTTTTACGTACACGGACTTCCGCATTCGTAGCAGTCCTTTCGAACTATCACGGGCTCGAACTATTACTGGGCCTATGCCAAAGCAAGACTGTCTGGTGAAGATCTTTGAGACACTGTAGTTGTCACTGCTCACCCTTGTTAtcgaaaacaaaaaaacaaggTAGGCGTGTATGGACAGGTACAGGTGACCTTGAAAGGTCATTGCACAGTTTATCTCCAAACGGTACGGAGATATTTGTCTACACAAAGTCCTGGAGACGCTCATGAGTACTTGGTTATCCTAATAGACTGACGAAAGCTTGGAAGACGTTTCATTTTCAAGCTAATTTTCCTCACAAGTGTGGGAATTTTCCTTTCTTGTTGTTTTTGATAGGTAACAATCTCTTCCCGGGATATTTCAtctatcttttcttttattttgtaatctaaaattattatatacaataattaattCATTTCTATAAGAGTTAACATTGTATTGGAAAAAGAAATGACAAAACTGGAGATGGAATATCTATTAGATACTCACCACATTGGAGCAGTATCCGAATAATTCTGGCACAGTCCCGCCTCTCTCCCCTAGTGATGTGAAGCAGAGCAGACTGACCTAAATCATCCACGCTGTTCACATCACTTCCGTGCTTGATCAGGTACTCGGCAATTTCAAATTTACCGTCCTCCAAAGCGAGCAGAAGTGGAGTTTTACCCAAGTTGTCTGTAGCATTGACATTTGCTCCTACAAGAAGTAAGTTTCAGACGTAAGTTTctatcaaatcatttttttaatcattccaTAATCACG
The nucleotide sequence above comes from Magallana gigas chromosome 2, xbMagGiga1.1, whole genome shotgun sequence. Encoded proteins:
- the LOC105330842 gene encoding POTE ankyrin domain family member A, whose protein sequence is MQTTATIQNKMENSSVSVDQVMLRVVESGDTKTLLKLVNCGKTSNISDMNGDPLLFMPIVNGNIEMLDTILTYGDCNLELSNFEERTALMLAVEMDDIRMVRHLIKAGANVNATDNLGKTPLLLALEDGKFEIAEYLIKHGSDVNSVDDLGQSALLHITRGERRDCARIIRILLQCDYKIKEKIDEISREEIVTYQKQQERKIPTLVRKISLKMKRLPSFRQSIRITKYS